The window TTCCTTTGCAAGGGAGGTAAACGGTCTAGATTCAACTTTTGTTTTGCACGTCCTAACTGTTTATATGAAACATCGACACCAAGAATGTGGCTAAATGAAGAATCACATAAGAGATTTTTAATAAGAATACCTTCTCCGCATCCAAGGTCGACTACAGAGTTAACTTGATGCTCTTTTAAGACATTCAACACGGCTTGCATTCTTTGTAAATGTAAAGACAATCCACTTTCGAGCTTTTCTTCTTCATTTGCATGAACTCGTTCGATTATATCTATTTGCTGTCCCTCTTCCTCACGTAATCTCGTCAGGGCTTCATCAGTCAAATCCCTTTGACGCTTAAGATATCTTGAAACAATTAAATCTTTACTTGGATGATTAGAAAGCCATCCTTCTCCATGCTTTAGCAATTTTTCAATTTCATCTTCGCTAACCCAATAATGTTTTTGGTTGTCCAGCACTGGAATGAGTACGTATAAGTGAGAGAGCAAGTCTTTCAAAAAACAAGTCTTTTTAAGTGTAACTGTGTAGGTTTGAGCGTTGCCCCAATCTGGATTTTTTTCATTCAATGGATATTCATTTATAGTGAGTTGGTAGCCTAGAGGCTCTAAAAGATTTTTTATTAAATCCTTTCCAGTCTTGCTCTGACAAGGTAACGCGGCTATACATACTTCGAAAGGCCAAGGTTCAGATAGAAGTTCTGGCTTTTCTTTGCACAGTCCTTTCAAACTTTGGTTGAAGACTTTGGCAATAGCCATACTCAAAAATGAAGAGGCCACATAAGGACGATCATTAACATATTGCCCAAGAACGAAACTATCATCAGAACGTCCTTTTTTTTTCACTAAAGCAATAGGATCAACGTCAAGCAATAGAGCAGCGCAGCAATTATTTGGATCGGTTTCAGGGAAAAAAACATACGCTTTTCCTACAGACAAATCAAATACGTGACATTTTGCTGGATTTTTGTGTAGCAAATATCCAAGTTCTGTTGCTGGATATCGCGATGTTTTTAACGTTAATAACATTTTAATTTTCGCTTAAGGGTAGGGAGATAGCATAAGTAACTCCAGTTCAGTTATTATTGGAATAAATGCTTGACGAAAAGTATAGCTCATTTCCTGTTGAAAATCAATGATTTTGACGCTAGATTTACCTACCTATCGAACTGGAGAACAGATATCTCCAATTTGCTTTTCGCTTGTCTATAACCATTTTAACAATGACAGGTTCAAGCAGTATGCGTTGATGATTTTCCCATTCCATCAAGGTTTGAGTTAAAACGCCTAAAACAGCTGTTTTGTGATTTCCAGGAGGAAGTGCCACACAAGTCCAGATATTCACAGGCTCAAAATAATCAGGTTTAACCTTAACGCGATATTTGCCCTGTACAGCCGTGGCAATGACTGCTTTTGATTCTCATTGATTTAATCAAAGCATGAAACCATTGCTCACATTATTTGACACAATTCAACACTCCTATATATTCAAAATAAAAAGGATACATGATGCCCTTCACTCTACCTCTTGGTTCGACAGCTCCTGATTTCGCTTTACAGGGGACAGATGGCAAAAACTATTCATTGGATACTTTTAAGGATGCTAACGTCCTTGTCGTGTTTTTTACCTGCAACCATTGTCCTTATGTTATTAACTCAGATGAACTTACACGTAAAACAGCAGAGAAATATCACG is drawn from Parachlamydiales bacterium and contains these coding sequences:
- a CDS encoding DUF3987 domain-containing protein encodes the protein MATAVQGKYRVKVKPDYFEPVNIWTCVALPPGNHKTAVLGVLTQTLMEWENHQRILLEPVIVKMVIDKRKANWRYLFSSSIGR
- a CDS encoding 3' terminal RNA ribose 2'-O-methyltransferase Hen1, whose amino-acid sequence is MLLTLKTSRYPATELGYLLHKNPAKCHVFDLSVGKAYVFFPETDPNNCCAALLLDVDPIALVKKKGRSDDSFVLGQYVNDRPYVASSFLSMAIAKVFNQSLKGLCKEKPELLSEPWPFEVCIAALPCQSKTGKDLIKNLLEPLGYQLTINEYPLNEKNPDWGNAQTYTVTLKKTCFLKDLLSHLYVLIPVLDNQKHYWVSEDEIEKLLKHGEGWLSNHPSKDLIVSRYLKRQRDLTDEALTRLREEEGQQIDIIERVHANEEEKLESGLSLHLQRMQAVLNVLKEHQVNSVVDLGCGEGILIKNLLCDSSFSHILGVDVSYKQLGRAKQKLNLDRLPPLQRKRIDLIQGSLNYTDKRIQGFDAATLIEVIEHLDVSRLSTLEYVVFGDAKPKLVTITTPNAEYNVKFEELPAGTFRHKDHRFEWTRKEFQTWAEKIANRYGYSVSFQAIGPVDENLGAPTQMGVFIKQ